CAAAGTTATAACTAACACAATAATATCAACCCAGCACCAAGTTAACTTCCTTTACTTAACTTACTTCAATTATAATGTGAATATCCAGTAGACTGTATAGCAAAGTAAAATACTAAACTAAAATAATGTGAATACCAATTTAGAACCTTAAAATTCACAATGTATTACGCTAACACTGTGTTACCCACAACTTATGATTAcatgaataaaataagaatgaTATTTTTGGAGTGGTTACAAATTGGTAATTTAAAGCTGCTTATTATATTTACCAGAACTATTTAGTACAGTAAATTAAACTAATCACTCGTTTTATTTGGTACTTGATATTGAAAATATTCTGTACTTTATTATAATGTactaattaaatgaaaatatactttactaaattattttattaatcttATTTACATATAATCACATAAAAAGTTTGAACCAGTCCCGAACCACGACCCTCTAATTCACTTACCCAGAACCATACCATTGAGATACGAAATGTTATGTCAAGCCAGCATTCTTTGTCTTTATATCACCGAAATCAATATTGTACTAAATGGCAATGTTGCATTAATCTGGCAACGTTCATAATATTAGTTTTCAACCAGTACAATACCAACCTTCATGCGTGTGTGTTCATCCGCGGAGTTGTGCCATTAAGTAAAGTATAAAGTATAATACATTAGTATAATACAATAATTGGTGTATTGAAGTAAAACTACCAGTTTCTATAGAGAATAATGAGGAATTaagtaaaatcaaattaaaaagtgtagTAAAAAGTGGGTTGTTAAAATAGACTTTAACCGAACAAAGAAAGGGTAATTATTTAGATTAATGGAACCATCTCTACAATGATGAAGCTTCTTACATCGGGAAATTTCTGGTTTTCAATCTTACCCAGTTCCCACACAGTAGCTATTTCTTAGATTCTGGCTTATCGTTATTATTCACTAaggtcatttttttgtttgtttgagtgGGTGtgtgacattcaggccagtgtcGTTCAGGCCAGCAACATTCAGGCCAGTCCccggccactggcctgaacggGAGACATTTAAGACAGTACCAGGGGACTTTCAGGCCAGTAAAGTATAGCCACCCCACTTCCCTAATAACTCTAGTCTTAAATGAAtgacccccctcccccccccacaaaagaaaaaaggcagcgaattttattgaaatagtctgtgattttaaattttagatgGGTAGCAAGTTGTAAAGCGTCGGATATCTGTAAgggatgacaaaaaaaaacttataccTTTTTACTTGGTTTTAGGGGGAATTCGAAATGATATCACATCAATTGTATCATGAACTTTTTAAACCATTACCTCTTGACCATAAAACCATAAAATACTTGAACTTTACATACACACGACGGTTCTGTAATGTAAATCTTTATCTGATGGAATTTTGTAATCCTCATCAAATTTACGTTTGATTTCGCATGATGTCAGCGAGAAATTTTAACTCGGGAACTCTTTAGGAGATAAGGACTTTAGATGTCGTCTCAGATCAAATTAAAAGCTTCATGAGAATTGAAGTGCTCGCTTATTACTATACTTATTCTTCCAATCAACCGCCCCAAAATTActtttcatcaatttttttttctatcgatttacttttgtttatttgctgCTCAAAACTGTTTGGTTGGGACTTGTAAAGATAAACTTCCCTAAATGCTAAAACTGACTTAAACTGCcttggcagaaaaaaaatacccctTCCATCTTCTAAATGTATTACTAAAAACGCCAAAACAGGGTAGGCCTACGTAGAGACTCAagactttgaaaatgaaaatttacctacTGCCGCCACTGGTCTGAAAGGATttggacattcaggccagtggccggggactttcaggccactggcctgaacgtcgctggcctgaacgtcactggcctgaatgtccggGACCCGTTTGAGTGATCCTATTTGGGAGTTTGCTTTTCTGTTTGATTATTTGTCTTATATCTCACAAGAAACCAGAGTTGTTGTAAGAAACCAAAGTTTTAATAAAATCGCTTGATACCTCTGCTTGATATACAACATGCAGTTCAGCAGGTAAATATAGAacgaataatacaaataaaatgatgTTACCTTTTCCTTTGTGAAGATCTGAGGCCTGAGCATCATATCATATCCACAAGATATGCCAGTTTTGGTTGGGTATTATTGACCTGTCAGTCATTGAATTGTGTTCTtacttttattgtttattccTACGATCTGCTatagatattttaattatgCATGCCTTGCACAAATGAAGACATGGAAACCTTAATTCTTCTGTTTGTTAACAATTTGAGTTTACCCACTGTCTCGTTTTCAACTTCTCCTTACATGTTATTTctgcaaatatttttcataatccaattttttatttttcatttagataaacagcatcctgaTTAGAGAAATCTCCAATGTCGGCCGAGTAACGTATTCTTCCCCtatctttaaatgtcctcgtgtacacccatgcgagtgtgggggtattcacgaggaccccttttttcgtttcctatggtggattcaacttctTTTCTACGGGTGGAGCgcttgtggatgcctggccgtatttctcAGGCTTAaatgtaggaaaaaaaatgtctcctTTTTGACTTTCTGTTGGCGTTTATTGCAGATGAGGCCTGTTATTTGTgttacctcacaactttgtctgtgggcAAACagtcaaatttgaaaatattttgatcaatcagcacaaaattttatttttagaagattttctttttgtatcaGGCGGTGAACTTCGTGCTTCAGAGAAAGAGTTCCGAGGTGTTCATTGATGCGGAACTGTCGACCGTGACGGATCCAGCGGATTTTCAGGTTTTCGTAAAAGATGTTCCAGTGATTTGAGTTCGACGTAAGCGTCCACAATCAAGTCCGGATAGGTGCGATCGCAATTCCTCGCGTATCTTTTCGACGTCGCGATCGAATAGGATCAGCTCCACCAAAATCGGGTCAAAGAGAAGCAGCTTTGGAGAATCCGGAATTATCGGCCGTTTCAATCTCGCGAGTATCAAGTAATTGTTCGAAAACTTTTCCACCAGGTGGAGTAGTTCGCGGCGGAATTCCCCCACATCCGGAATATTAATGCTGTCGCATGGCCCTCGAGTCAGAATCTTTTTGCTCTGCGTCATCTCCAAGTTTTGCCGATATTCCCTGACGCTGAAATCCAATTTGTAAGTCGAATCTTGTTCAACAATTTCCTCAAAGTGGAGCCGGCCATTGCGCGGAAGAGGTCGGGTCTCTTGGTAAAGATATTCCAGCGCGTTTAGTCGTTCGCAAAGTTCAGTGGCGACATCGAGATTGGCGTAGATTTTGTTCACTACCATTTTACCGTCAGGTACAGTCGCTTGGGCGATTTTAAGGATGGCTCCGTGATGCGCATCTGGTTTGCAGTAAATGCTGAAGTCTTTCGAGCGAATCGTAAATTTTCcgaagaaactgaaaaaaggcGACATTTTTCTGACAGTGAGTTTGTTTTGAAGTTAAAAGGGTTCGAACAACGGCACCATTTGGAATTGCACAAGCTGTAGCCAAGCTCATATAGACTTTGATGCGCTTTGATGGTGTTGCTCGAGTGTGCCAATCAATTTTCCCatgttttttacatttttaacttttcagGCTTGTCactaattcatttcattttcggtGCTTTAATAGTAAAGAAACCAAAGTTGTTCAGTGATACTTGACTTGATTAGGGTcccgcaattttttttatttcaagttttcaTCGATCGTTACTGCATTAGACTTGTGCAATATGACGCATTGTCATACGGGAAATGGTTACCGATACCTAGAATTATCCCATAATTTTACTTAGCGTTTTGGAGAAAATACGATCGtacgatatttaaaaaaatttgattcgttTAAATATGATTGACAGTCTGTGCATTAAATCAGATTTCGAACAAGGGTCGAACAAGACAAAACATTCTCCCAGTTTTCGGTTCCgaagtttttatttaaagcGTTTTACCTTTACTTCTTTAAATCGGCGAGCATTTTCCCGACGCCCCTCCATTGCCTCCATCTGACGTAGGAAAAGTGAGCAAATGGTCACTGGGGGCTTGGATTTACGTTTTCGTCGGCAACCCGGGCAAGCCAGTTGACGACGGTGTTGTTATCGAGAAAAGAGTCCGTGGCTGCCACTCTCGGAGAAGCTGCCATTATTTATAACTAATAAAatctgaaatttgaaatgatttataAAAATCTTATTTGTTACCTGAAATTATGTGTTACCGTCGTCTTTTTCCGCGCGATGACTGAGCGAATGCCATTCATGGGATTCATCGTATCGTATTTTAGCCTGTGAGCAGGCATGATGGGGAAGGAGTGGCCAAATGGTGACACAATGTTTTGGTTATCAGTCTTCATTCGTTTGTGAGCTGGGATTGGAATTCGGATGAGGCTCAGGGTCTCCTCTCCTTTTTCAAGGCGGAAATATATTACCAATCGCACCACTATTGCCGCTGTAAgagtgacattttttttcagcacGATTCCGACACCTTTGTATTTCCGTTCGATCTGTTTTTGACTTCTTCCTTCCTCCTCCAGCTTGGCGCCGTCTGCTGTAATAACCGTGTATTAATCGTTTAGTGATTTATCATTCCTTTAACTTTCTACCATTTTCAAATCTACAAGTTTCTGACTGTCGCTCTCATCTTATTTCGACGGGGGCAGAGTAAGTGATGACCAGAAGacccaaaagtaaaaaagtcgTAGGGAGAACGGGGCAGTTAGGGTAGTGTGTATGTTGGCACTATCGATATTGAGAtatgttttaatgaaatttaagtGTCGGAAAAATTCATGCTTATGCAACCCGAAAATCTccatcgtttaaaaaaaaaatcattaaaaaagtcCGAAGGGTTCAGTaataaatgaaacaacaaTTTTGGCGCCTTAAAATCGTGTCATCAGCTTTGacagattttttcaatttacggGTTTCAGAAATATAATACAACtttcaacaaataatattcttgaaggaaattctttcctctttcaatctgatattttagtttattatttCTCCTTAGAGGAGTtactgaaaaatcaatttgattaaCGACACCTATTCTTGAGGCAAACTGGCCTGGCAACGTTGGGGCAGTTTGCGGGTATATCATCTCTGTCGTCTAATGcatggactacttaagctagaggacgggtctctcgtcctatcccgccgtgttatagcttgtcgggtggatttttaatcataatttttgAAGAAGGGTCAATCGATAGAGATTTAAAAAGCTATTCTAAGTCTCCAAAGCTCCTTTCTTGTgaagatattaaaaaaaaagatatttgcgCTTAAATTTTGAGGGGAACGGGAGAGGTGCTCGTTGGTTGTCTCCACCTAGCGCCAAGAATTCTAAACTCTTCCATggtttttagaaagaaaacaaacagaatccatAGAATCACCAGAGAATCACAGATAGCAGACGCACCTAATCAtaccaaaccaaaccaaaaccagAGAATCACAGAGTGGTCAACCAACAATCACCGCTAGGCGGCGACAACCAACGAGCACCTCCGTCAATTTCTAATTAGAATATCAtcgaaattaaatatttgccGCATAGGGATAATTTAATAAACTATAGCTCATTTCTAAAGCTCTATTGATTTcagtaacaacaaaaaaatggtagcCGACATAGGAATTGACGAAGAGACCCGTCTGTTGAATTTATGTTGTCAATCCTAAATTGTGTAAATCTGGCAACTCCCTCCCtaccctcttttctttctcatcgagtgttctctctgtgtgtgtaactCAGTCTGCTACTTGAATACGTTCGAATCACGAACTTACTTGTGCTACAAACtaaaatacaaagaaaagtAATCACAGTGAACAAAACGCGAGTCTCATATTAGCTAATattcaacaggttatgggcccaggttCGCAATTGCTACCTACTTACTGTAATAACTGCAAAATAGGCTAAAAGTACTCACGTCGTTTCTAGAACAGAGCCAAGATGGCCACTGGAACTTTCTCTGCAAAAGATGTGTCGCACATTACGAAATTCAAGGGAGACCAATTTAGCTTCTATAAGtttcaacttaaacttgtactGAAGAATCATGCCCTACTTAAGATTGTTGAAGGTGATGAACAAAAACCCGCGGCCATTGTTCTCCTTGCTGATAATTCAAACAACGCTGCAGTCATCGCCAGAAATACTCAGATTGATGAATGGGACAAGAAAGACACTGCTGCACAAAACTACATTGTTGCTACTCTGGAAGAGAAGGTAATGAGAACCATTATGAATTATAAGACTTCAAATTCGATGTGGATTCGTCTGTTAAATCAATATGAGCTGGCTTCTGTTGAAAACAAACATCTACTAATGAGCAAGTTTATGGCATATCAATATGACCCTACCCACGACATAATGTCTCATGTTTCAGCAGTTGAATCTCTTGCATCACAACTAAGTGATGTGAATTCACCAATCTCAAACGATCAAATCATGGCCAAGATCACATCTACTCTTCCACTAAATGGCAATCGCAACTATAGGTCCTTCATGTCTGCATGGAACAGTACTGATGATGCCATCAAAACACTTTCTATACTAACGTCCAGACTTCAAGTTGAAGAAAATATGCTTAAGCTAACTGATATGAGTGTCGACTCTTCAGATGGAGCATTCTTTGCtggcaaaaagaagaataaagtcgTTTTTTCCGAGTCAAAATCAAGAGATTTTTCTTCACATGATCGTCCTAAACCTGTCTGTGGTCACTGCCGAAATCTTAACCGTAGAGCATCTCATCGTGAAGAAGATTGTTGGATAAAAGAGGCCTATCTCAAAGGAAGACAAGATGCTGGAAGTGAAGAAGCAATGCTGGCTCAActtagaaaagagaaaacaaccgCACCTGGTTATGATGATTATGCCTTCAAGTCAGCAGATCTTCAACTCAACAACGAATGCTGGTATGCAGATTCGGGTGCCAGTGAGCATATGAGTGATCAGAAATCCATCTTTCAGTCAATCACCCCCATCAATCGTGGTGACCGAGCAATTAAAAGCGTGGGAAAGAACAACGAAGCATTATACGCAACTGGAGTTGGAAATGTCATCATCAAGACCAAAGTAAATGGCGAATGGCATGATGGTTTGTTACGTAACGTCTTGTTTGTCCCAGATCTAGGAGCCAACCTGTTCTCGATTGGAGCCACAACGGAGCGTG
The sequence above is drawn from the Daphnia pulicaria isolate SC F1-1A chromosome 1, SC_F0-13Bv2, whole genome shotgun sequence genome and encodes:
- the LOC124321089 gene encoding uncharacterized protein LOC124321089 — protein: MATGTFSAKDVSHITKFKGDQFSFYKFQLKLVLKNHALLKIVEGDEQKPAAIVLLADNSNNAAVIARNTQIDEWDKKDTAAQNYIVATLEEKVMRTIMNYKTSNSMWIRLLNQYELASVENKHLLMSKFMAYQYDPTHDIMSHVSAVESLASQLSDVNSPISNDQIMAKITSTLPLNGNRNYRSFMSAWNSTDDAIKTLSILTSRLQVEENMLKLTDMSVDSSDGAFFAGKKKNKVVFSESKSRDFSSHDRPKPVCGHCRNLNRRASHREEDCWIKEAYLKGRQDAGSEEAMLAQLRKEKTTAPGYDDYAFKSADLQLNNECWYADSGASEHMSDQKSIFQSITPINRGDRAIKSVGKNNEALYATGVGNVIIKTKVNGEWHDGLLRNVLFVPDLGANLFSIGATTERGATATFDKNGMELRKNGKIVATGSRMQKLYLMHFANCSSSGKIEISRDVIFNESIQAPSLLPVAVPRTDLETVSVIGVGGDAYEASNGRATVSNDQCGQPASDTDIIAEPFHGFEQPEKPLLGDHHLEPSVDSPQRPSRIRKKPNRVF